Proteins encoded in a region of the Stieleria neptunia genome:
- a CDS encoding HlyD family secretion protein produces MRTLIAALVLSATVAIGLASRQAWLQKQQLPAGLIQANGRTEGDHIAIASKFAGRVSEVLAREGDNVAAAATLIQIDDQQLQAKLNQATHGVAVADAILQGARANANAVAAEVRAAKTSLALLKKQVPLAIETAEAELQQALAAGATADSNEGYKRSESQRAQKLLNSKAISVEEADRKELAWTLAQNELTTATAARITAEKRLAESKLGADRIKEREDAVAALEAMHAKSLAQIKECEARQAEAEAGVAEAQSNLDDLTITAPATGTILSRFVDQGEVVNAGTPLLDLVDLDRLYLQVYVPEPLIGRIRLGLSAKVYTDAYPDQPFNATVRYIASEAEFTPKQVQTKDERVKLVYAVRLYFNENPEHRLTPGLPADAIIRWIEETPWTPPRW; encoded by the coding sequence ATGCGAACGTTAATTGCAGCGCTGGTTCTGAGTGCAACGGTGGCGATCGGATTGGCGAGTCGGCAAGCTTGGCTGCAGAAGCAGCAACTCCCGGCGGGACTGATTCAGGCCAACGGTCGAACGGAGGGTGATCACATCGCGATTGCCAGCAAGTTTGCCGGACGTGTGTCAGAGGTTCTTGCTCGCGAAGGTGACAACGTCGCCGCCGCCGCGACGCTCATTCAAATCGATGATCAACAACTGCAAGCCAAGCTGAATCAAGCGACGCACGGGGTGGCAGTCGCGGACGCCATTTTGCAGGGCGCGAGAGCCAACGCCAACGCCGTGGCCGCGGAAGTGCGTGCGGCAAAGACATCACTGGCTTTGCTCAAGAAACAAGTTCCCTTGGCCATCGAAACCGCTGAAGCGGAATTGCAGCAAGCTCTCGCGGCCGGCGCGACGGCCGACTCCAACGAAGGATACAAACGTAGCGAGTCCCAACGCGCCCAAAAACTTTTGAATTCGAAGGCCATTTCTGTGGAAGAAGCGGACCGAAAAGAACTGGCTTGGACGCTGGCTCAAAACGAACTCACAACCGCAACGGCTGCCAGAATCACGGCCGAAAAACGGCTTGCTGAATCAAAACTGGGGGCCGACCGAATCAAAGAACGCGAAGATGCCGTGGCTGCACTTGAGGCGATGCATGCCAAATCGCTCGCTCAGATCAAAGAGTGCGAGGCGCGGCAAGCCGAAGCCGAAGCCGGAGTCGCCGAAGCACAAAGCAATCTCGATGACTTGACGATCACGGCGCCCGCAACCGGAACCATTCTGTCGCGTTTCGTTGATCAAGGCGAAGTCGTCAACGCCGGAACGCCTCTCTTGGATCTGGTCGATCTTGACCGACTGTACTTACAGGTCTACGTGCCCGAGCCACTGATCGGGCGCATTCGACTCGGACTGTCGGCGAAAGTTTACACCGACGCCTACCCCGATCAGCCCTTCAACGCGACGGTGCGGTACATCGCATCGGAGGCCGAGTTCACGCCCAAACAAGTCCAAACGAAGGACGAACGCGTCAAACTGGTCTACGCCGTGCGACTCTATTTCAACGAAAACCCCGAACATCGGCTCACTCCCGGGTTGCCCGCTGACGCCATCATTCGCTGGATCGAGGAGACGCCATGGACACCGCCGCGCTGGTAG
- a CDS encoding ATP-binding cassette domain-containing protein, whose translation MDTAALVDRIPVSPLAKDETHSVIDVRGVNKNYKRTAALRDIHLNVQHGEVFGLIGPDGSGKSSLIRAIAGVQQYDAGIITVFGSRVDSERSAERVKSRIGLMPQGLGNHLYPELSIEENIDYFAGLRLVAKETQGERKDRLLEMTRLKPFRRRPMKQLSGGMKQKLGLVCTLIHQPELVLLDEPTTGVDPVSRRDFWSILTDLVHESGMTAIISTAYMDEAAYMDRLALFMDGKIISQGSEDSLLALAPGTIVSYKSETAHLETQRVQAKYPQVQALGDMVRVFVRDEEPEAACQSISQIASPNHGAFTATPPELDDVVASLLTDEAAESSSATESNQLDETDAARRSPLHPDRPALIHAEQLVRDFGKFRAVDHVCLEVAAGRIFGLLGSNGAGKTTVIKMLTGLLPPTSGAGSVAGAPIGKASQAIRERIGYMSQSFSLYLDLTALENLEFYAGVYGLFPKQRRKRIPELIQKVGLHGYERRLTADLPMGIRQRLALGCALVHRPRVIFLDEPTSGVDVLGRRQFWEILVRLARDEGVAILVTTHYMVEAEHCDDLALMYAGQVVAAGTPETLRINLQQNAGTPLSFATSSPTHALRVARENGFQRAATFGRNLRMLSGDIERDKRRLSGLFQAENIDVSDWQRDEVTMEDVFVDSILSQEQEMR comes from the coding sequence ATGGACACCGCCGCGCTGGTAGATCGAATTCCAGTTTCTCCCCTCGCAAAAGACGAAACACACAGCGTCATTGATGTCCGTGGAGTTAACAAGAATTACAAACGCACCGCCGCGCTGCGTGACATTCATCTGAATGTGCAACACGGCGAAGTGTTCGGATTGATCGGTCCGGACGGTTCAGGAAAGAGTAGTTTGATTCGAGCCATCGCGGGCGTGCAGCAATACGACGCAGGCATCATCACCGTTTTTGGATCTCGGGTCGATTCGGAGCGCTCAGCCGAACGTGTCAAAAGCCGAATCGGTTTGATGCCGCAAGGGCTGGGCAATCATCTGTATCCCGAATTGTCGATCGAGGAGAACATCGACTACTTCGCCGGCTTGCGTCTGGTCGCAAAAGAGACTCAGGGCGAGCGCAAGGATCGGTTGCTTGAGATGACGCGACTGAAACCGTTTCGTCGTCGACCGATGAAACAGCTCTCCGGCGGCATGAAACAGAAACTGGGTTTAGTTTGCACGCTGATTCATCAGCCCGAGCTTGTTCTGCTGGACGAGCCGACGACGGGCGTCGATCCCGTTTCGCGTCGTGATTTCTGGTCTATTCTGACGGATCTGGTCCACGAATCTGGTATGACGGCAATCATTTCGACCGCCTACATGGATGAAGCCGCCTACATGGATCGGTTGGCGCTTTTCATGGACGGAAAAATCATTTCGCAAGGTAGCGAAGACTCACTCCTGGCACTCGCGCCGGGAACCATCGTTTCCTACAAAAGCGAAACCGCACATCTCGAGACCCAACGCGTCCAGGCAAAATATCCACAGGTTCAGGCATTGGGCGACATGGTGCGTGTCTTCGTACGTGACGAAGAACCTGAGGCGGCGTGCCAAAGCATTTCTCAGATTGCGTCGCCAAATCACGGTGCCTTCACCGCGACGCCGCCCGAACTAGACGACGTGGTCGCCAGTCTTTTGACCGACGAGGCCGCCGAATCGTCCTCGGCGACTGAATCGAATCAGCTCGATGAGACCGATGCAGCCCGCCGATCGCCCCTCCACCCGGATCGACCCGCGCTGATCCACGCCGAACAACTCGTCCGCGACTTCGGCAAGTTTCGCGCGGTCGATCACGTGTGTCTTGAGGTCGCCGCGGGTAGAATCTTCGGTCTGCTGGGGTCCAATGGAGCCGGCAAAACCACGGTCATCAAGATGCTGACCGGCCTGTTGCCTCCCACGTCGGGCGCGGGCAGTGTCGCGGGAGCCCCAATCGGCAAAGCCAGCCAAGCGATTCGCGAACGGATTGGTTACATGTCGCAATCCTTTTCGCTGTACTTGGATCTGACGGCGTTGGAAAACTTGGAATTTTATGCGGGCGTGTATGGTTTGTTTCCCAAACAACGCCGCAAACGCATTCCGGAGTTGATTCAAAAGGTTGGTTTGCATGGATACGAGCGTCGTCTGACGGCCGATTTGCCGATGGGGATCAGGCAACGACTCGCGCTCGGCTGCGCATTGGTCCATCGCCCGCGCGTGATCTTCTTGGACGAACCGACATCGGGCGTTGATGTTCTGGGACGCCGTCAGTTTTGGGAAATCCTGGTGCGTTTGGCGCGTGACGAAGGCGTTGCGATTTTGGTGACGACACACTACATGGTCGAAGCCGAACATTGCGACGACTTGGCATTGATGTACGCCGGTCAGGTTGTCGCAGCGGGAACGCCGGAAACCTTGCGCATCAATTTGCAGCAAAACGCCGGCACGCCGCTGAGCTTCGCGACATCGTCGCCAACCCATGCACTGCGAGTGGCACGTGAGAATGGATTTCAGCGTGCCGCGACGTTTGGGCGAAACCTTCGCATGCTGAGCGGTGACATCGAGCGTGACAAACGACGACTGAGCGGATTGTTCCAAGCCGAGAACATTGACGTTTCCGATTGGCAGCGAGACGAGGTGACGATGGAAGACGTTTTCGTCGATTCGATTCTTTCCCAAGAGCAGGAAATGCGATGA
- a CDS encoding ABC transporter permease, which translates to MNLRRVAALAVKEIREITRDRLLFSLAFLLPPLMMVVIGFGVNTDVRDIPIVILDFDRTQSSRDLSHKFMDSQYFDFKGYVDHEREIQRLITDNKARAAIVIPQRFDERLRSGQPAKVQTIIDGAIPTRAETVGGYVSSVIASFSSQRVTAHVAQTHGITPSAASALVNPILLHTRFLYNEEMTSLWAIGPGCIMTVLAFIPPILASVGVVREKENGSIDNVYSSTLTRPEFVLGKLIPYVLISSISFFVLFATSLLVFQVPFRGSPIAFSVTGILYVTCTTMMGMIISFFVRSQIAAVILAVLVTLIPTLQYSGMIVPLSSLSETGQIQARLLPASYFFEAIQASFLKGTDFAGVQGSIAALLVYSLVLYTLCCLKFSKRPKS; encoded by the coding sequence ATGAATCTGCGCCGCGTCGCCGCCTTGGCCGTCAAAGAAATCCGCGAGATCACGCGTGACCGATTGCTGTTTTCGCTCGCCTTTCTGTTGCCTCCGTTGATGATGGTGGTGATCGGGTTCGGTGTGAACACCGACGTTCGTGATATCCCGATCGTCATTTTGGACTTTGACCGAACGCAATCCAGTCGCGATCTCTCGCACAAGTTCATGGACTCGCAGTATTTCGATTTCAAAGGTTACGTCGATCACGAACGCGAGATCCAGCGATTGATTACCGATAACAAAGCTCGCGCGGCGATTGTGATTCCGCAACGCTTCGACGAGCGTTTGCGGTCCGGTCAGCCTGCCAAAGTCCAAACGATCATCGATGGCGCGATCCCAACCCGGGCCGAAACGGTCGGTGGCTATGTTTCGTCGGTGATCGCGTCGTTCAGCAGCCAACGAGTGACCGCGCATGTTGCGCAGACTCATGGGATCACACCGTCGGCCGCATCCGCCTTGGTCAACCCGATCTTGCTGCACACTCGTTTTCTGTACAACGAAGAAATGACCAGTCTCTGGGCAATCGGTCCCGGTTGCATCATGACCGTGCTGGCATTCATTCCACCGATCCTTGCTTCGGTCGGCGTGGTGCGTGAAAAGGAAAACGGTTCGATCGACAACGTCTATTCATCGACTCTGACGCGGCCGGAGTTTGTTCTGGGCAAGTTGATCCCGTATGTCTTGATCTCTTCGATCAGCTTTTTTGTCTTGTTCGCGACTTCGCTACTGGTCTTTCAAGTTCCGTTTCGCGGATCTCCGATCGCGTTTTCGGTGACGGGGATTTTGTATGTCACCTGTACAACGATGATGGGCATGATCATTTCGTTCTTTGTTCGTTCGCAGATCGCCGCTGTCATTTTGGCCGTCCTGGTGACGCTGATTCCGACGCTTCAATATTCCGGGATGATCGTTCCGCTTTCTTCGCTATCTGAAACGGGGCAAATCCAAGCACGCCTGTTACCGGCCAGCTACTTTTTCGAAGCGATCCAAGCGTCATTTTTGAAGGGGACCGATTTCGCGGGAGTGCAAGGGTCGATCGCAGCGCTGCTGGTTTACTCGCTCGTGCTTTACACGCTGTGCTGTTTGAAGTTTAGCAAGAGACCAAAATCATGA
- a CDS encoding ABC transporter permease has translation MTQAEHDSPTIVWCWRLVVVCRKEVVQFRRNWILALFMVYAFTMMAYHNATAISQELKNAGLVVIDHDRSKASRELVYRFHEPQFQFVELLENSRDGVKRLDDGDASMVLDIPHNFDRDLLRGRPTRLQLQIDGADSMRAYLAANYAENIVRQFSADVGRKQFADQPLPIVENDERVWFSPNHEQTLFMAIQDLAQNIFLFSILLPASALAREKERGTVEQLLVSPLSPLQIMLGKVLPMVGIILLASVVTLFFIIEGALALNVRGSIGLFLGVTALFSGSAAGLGILIASVTRNMGQVGIVSITLMPILFMLSGSDTPPEMMPDTLLPIMYLSPLHHYLNAVFAILIKGADVSMVWDSILYVAILGGSVFAISLMRFRQSFR, from the coding sequence ATGACACAGGCGGAACACGATTCACCGACGATTGTCTGGTGTTGGCGGCTGGTGGTGGTTTGCCGCAAAGAAGTTGTGCAGTTCCGTCGCAACTGGATTCTCGCCCTGTTCATGGTCTATGCATTCACAATGATGGCCTATCACAATGCGACCGCGATCAGTCAAGAACTCAAGAACGCGGGACTGGTCGTCATCGATCATGATCGAAGCAAAGCGTCTCGCGAACTGGTCTATCGTTTCCACGAGCCTCAATTTCAATTCGTTGAACTGCTGGAAAACAGTCGCGACGGAGTCAAGCGATTGGACGACGGCGATGCGTCGATGGTTTTGGACATTCCTCACAATTTTGACCGGGACCTCTTGAGGGGGCGACCGACGCGTCTGCAGTTGCAGATCGACGGAGCCGATTCCATGCGAGCCTATTTGGCGGCAAACTATGCCGAAAACATTGTGCGGCAATTTTCCGCCGACGTCGGGCGAAAACAATTCGCGGATCAACCGCTGCCGATCGTCGAAAACGACGAACGTGTTTGGTTTAGCCCCAACCATGAACAGACGTTGTTCATGGCGATCCAAGATTTGGCCCAAAACATTTTTCTGTTTTCGATCTTGTTGCCGGCTTCCGCGTTGGCAAGGGAAAAGGAACGTGGCACGGTGGAGCAGCTGTTGGTGTCGCCGCTGAGCCCATTGCAAATCATGTTGGGAAAGGTCTTGCCGATGGTCGGCATCATCCTGTTGGCCAGCGTCGTGACGTTGTTCTTCATCATCGAGGGCGCGTTGGCCTTGAACGTACGCGGCAGCATTGGATTGTTCCTGGGGGTGACCGCGCTGTTTTCAGGATCGGCAGCCGGCTTGGGGATCTTGATCGCCAGCGTGACTCGAAACATGGGGCAAGTCGGCATCGTAAGCATCACTCTGATGCCGATTCTGTTCATGCTATCTGGCAGCGACACACCGCCGGAGATGATGCCCGACACGCTGTTGCCGATCATGTACCTTTCCCCGCTGCACCACTACCTCAACGCAGTTTTTGCAATCCTGATCAAAGGCGCCGACGTTTCGATGGTCTGGGACTCGATTCTCTACGTCGCCATCCTCGGAGGCTCTGTCTTCGCCATCAGCTTAATGCGCTTTCGACAAAGTTTTCGTTGA
- a CDS encoding endonuclease domain-containing protein produces the protein MNRRSRRDREAISFARDQRARANEFAQDVWQMLRNRRCRNQKFWREYPIKPYTVDFRCVDLKLIIEVDGRQHQTDEGRQYDQRRDQYLAEQGYQVVRIPGYEALRNPVAVLHQIEHAIDASTNRVFAILSPAAVRFTSAPKSQIQICLELAWVAKV, from the coding sequence ATGAACCGAAGGTCTCGACGAGACAGAGAGGCGATTTCATTCGCCCGAGATCAACGGGCTCGCGCGAACGAGTTTGCTCAGGATGTTTGGCAGATGTTGCGCAATCGCCGTTGTCGAAATCAGAAGTTTTGGCGCGAATACCCGATTAAACCGTACACCGTTGACTTTCGTTGTGTGGACTTGAAGTTGATCATTGAGGTCGATGGTAGGCAACATCAGACGGATGAGGGCCGTCAGTATGATCAGCGCCGCGACCAGTATTTGGCCGAGCAAGGGTACCAAGTCGTGCGGATCCCGGGTTACGAGGCCTTGCGAAATCCAGTTGCGGTGCTGCACCAGATCGAACATGCAATTGATGCATCGACCAACAGGGTTTTCGCAATTCTCTCCCCCGCAGCGGTCAGATTCACCTCAGCGCCGAAAAGCCAAATTCAAATCTGCCTCGAGCTGGCGTGGGTGGCGAAGGTGTAG
- a CDS encoding IS110 family RNA-guided transposase, with product MKQKYNRVIGIDVASDKIDVNDSAGKIAKQLPNTISAISKKLFKRIQDTENTLVVCEATGGYEYLIVEAAHDAGVPICVANPRQVRDFAKGHGYLEKTDVIDAFMIRRFGEDVEIHLTPPRTAQEKEFLSTVRRRTQVKDLLSQEQNRLSQTRDKFAAQQIKETISHLKKQLKSLDKRIEKMLKDLSKVDPKVEILFSVSGVGPVTAATLLAELPELGQLNRGQIAKLVGVAPLANQTGKSDKKRKVRGGRSQVRSVLYMATLVATKHNPVIKRFYDRLIAKGKIKKLALVASMRKLLTILNNMIHCGESWKNPQVNAKKEQKATTAPSLN from the coding sequence ATGAAACAGAAGTACAACCGTGTCATTGGTATTGACGTCGCGTCAGACAAAATTGATGTCAATGACTCCGCAGGAAAGATTGCCAAACAATTGCCCAACACGATTTCAGCGATCAGCAAAAAGCTGTTCAAGAGAATCCAAGACACTGAAAATACATTGGTTGTCTGTGAAGCAACTGGCGGCTACGAATATCTGATTGTGGAGGCTGCTCACGACGCTGGTGTACCGATTTGCGTGGCCAACCCGAGGCAGGTCCGTGACTTTGCCAAAGGGCATGGCTATTTGGAGAAGACCGATGTGATCGATGCATTCATGATCCGCCGTTTTGGCGAAGATGTGGAAATCCATCTGACACCTCCTCGCACGGCGCAAGAGAAAGAATTTCTTTCAACAGTGCGGCGTCGAACCCAAGTGAAAGATTTGCTCTCCCAGGAGCAAAACCGACTCAGTCAAACCCGTGACAAGTTTGCCGCTCAACAAATCAAGGAAACGATTTCGCACCTGAAAAAGCAGCTAAAAAGCCTCGACAAACGCATCGAAAAGATGCTCAAGGACCTCAGTAAAGTCGATCCCAAAGTAGAAATCTTGTTCAGCGTCAGTGGAGTTGGTCCAGTCACCGCTGCGACACTCCTGGCCGAGCTGCCAGAACTGGGACAACTCAACCGAGGTCAAATTGCCAAACTTGTCGGTGTTGCTCCGTTGGCCAACCAAACAGGCAAGAGCGACAAGAAACGAAAGGTCCGAGGTGGACGTTCACAAGTCCGAAGCGTGCTCTACATGGCGACACTGGTTGCAACGAAACACAACCCAGTCATCAAACGTTTCTACGATCGGCTTATCGCCAAAGGTAAAATCAAAAAGTTAGCTTTGGTAGCGAGCATGCGCAAACTCCTGACGATTCTCAACAACATGATTCACTGTGGCGAATCATGGAAGAACCCTCAGGTCAATGCGAAGAAGGAGCAAAAGGCGACTACGGCACCGTCGCTAAACTAG
- a CDS encoding sodium:solute symporter family transporter, with protein MTLIDWIILFLYAVSTIGLGWYFSRNQQDTSEYFVGSGKMNPVLIGVSLFATLLSTISYLAIPGEVLGKGPIYLSNYIAYPFVYLVLGFVVLPVYMRQRVTSAYALLEDRLGLSVRLLGGILFLALRLVWMSLLVFLTAKAIAVMIGVGDEMVPWIVLVTGIFAVTYTSLGGLRAVVITDLMQTVLLYGGALLTIGTVSWQMDGFSWFPTQWPSDIWDQQPIFSFDPATRVTVVGSIVSVFLWMVCTSMGDQVSVQRFMATEDAKSARFAMGMQLIVSVVVGATLGLVGIALLGFFHANTGMLPEEGTLKAQADTIFPHFIAAHLPPVVTGLVVSGLFAAAMSSIDSGVNSITAVVMTDFLERFGRKPETQAKQLRMARVLAIVIGGVVVSLSSFIGYIPGNFMAVTNKTVNLLTVPIALLFFFALFVPFANAKGVWIATIASVSVAVLIAFSGVIFGKVSEAAPDPVSFQWISPAALVVGVTVGLVACKLFAEK; from the coding sequence ATGACCCTGATCGACTGGATCATTCTGTTTCTGTACGCCGTTTCCACGATCGGATTGGGATGGTACTTCAGCAGAAATCAGCAAGACACGAGCGAGTACTTCGTCGGATCGGGAAAAATGAATCCCGTTCTGATCGGCGTGTCGTTGTTTGCGACGTTGTTGAGCACGATCAGCTACCTTGCGATTCCCGGTGAGGTCCTTGGCAAGGGGCCGATCTACCTGAGCAACTACATCGCCTACCCGTTTGTCTATCTGGTCTTGGGATTCGTCGTCTTGCCGGTCTACATGCGGCAACGCGTCACCAGTGCGTATGCGTTATTGGAAGACCGGCTTGGGTTGAGCGTTCGACTACTTGGTGGAATCCTGTTTCTGGCGTTGCGATTGGTTTGGATGTCATTGCTGGTGTTTCTGACGGCCAAGGCGATCGCGGTCATGATCGGTGTTGGCGATGAAATGGTGCCGTGGATTGTTTTGGTGACGGGCATCTTTGCGGTCACCTACACCTCATTGGGAGGGTTGCGTGCGGTCGTGATCACGGACCTGATGCAGACCGTTTTGCTTTACGGGGGGGCGTTGTTGACGATCGGAACGGTCAGTTGGCAGATGGACGGTTTCAGCTGGTTTCCTACCCAATGGCCCAGCGACATTTGGGATCAACAACCGATCTTCAGTTTTGATCCGGCGACTCGGGTGACGGTGGTCGGATCGATTGTCTCCGTCTTTCTCTGGATGGTCTGCACTTCGATGGGAGACCAGGTTTCCGTGCAGCGTTTTATGGCGACCGAGGATGCAAAGTCCGCTCGCTTTGCAATGGGGATGCAGTTGATCGTCTCCGTTGTCGTCGGGGCAACACTGGGGCTGGTCGGCATCGCGTTGCTCGGTTTCTTTCACGCCAACACAGGGATGCTGCCCGAAGAAGGCACGTTGAAGGCACAAGCGGACACCATTTTTCCACATTTCATTGCCGCTCACCTTCCGCCCGTCGTCACCGGTCTTGTCGTGTCAGGACTTTTTGCGGCTGCGATGTCGAGTATCGACTCCGGTGTGAACTCCATCACGGCCGTGGTGATGACTGATTTTCTAGAACGATTTGGACGCAAACCCGAGACGCAGGCAAAACAATTGAGGATGGCTCGCGTGTTGGCGATCGTCATCGGTGGCGTCGTCGTCTCGCTCAGTTCGTTCATTGGTTACATCCCCGGAAATTTCATGGCGGTGACAAACAAAACGGTGAACTTGCTGACCGTCCCGATTGCGTTGCTGTTTTTCTTTGCCTTGTTTGTTCCCTTTGCCAACGCAAAAGGGGTTTGGATTGCGACCATCGCAAGCGTCAGCGTGGCAGTTCTGATCGCGTTCTCGGGTGTGATTTTCGGAAAGGTTTCCGAGGCGGCCCCCGACCCCGTCAGTTTTCAATGGATTTCGCCCGCCGCGTTGGTCGTGGGTGTGACGGTCGGACTTGTCGCTTGTAAGTTGTTCGCAGAGAAGTAA
- a CDS encoding HEAT repeat domain-containing protein produces the protein MNRRKLLVILLAVAASATARADQAWELAPTLRQKCVAVLRQGLTGEAFWPAMHAAESLTFAGQTQEVRSDLLPKLETETDDQRRCGLARELARAGDREKSTLLLEILRKNDPHGHVHAAESLYKVGWPGDGTELQQAFANSSDIRVRIMAAAALAKYDHGPVRNESFGFLRQTLRDEKDPALFRLTAWILGRIGEPKDCVLIRSRLEDAKNDALTHAFLEHALAAQGDLQGQKVLMRNLQSTDSAIRTYAAVFAGESGMTGAAPFLIRQLDDKNLDARIRAAGALLVLDRQLKSSSEIR, from the coding sequence ATGAATCGAAGAAAACTACTCGTCATCCTTCTGGCTGTCGCTGCATCGGCGACCGCGCGCGCCGATCAGGCATGGGAATTGGCCCCGACGTTACGGCAAAAGTGCGTTGCGGTGCTTCGCCAAGGTTTGACCGGCGAAGCGTTTTGGCCCGCGATGCATGCAGCCGAATCGTTGACGTTCGCCGGACAGACGCAGGAAGTTCGCAGCGACCTCTTGCCAAAACTTGAGACCGAAACGGACGATCAACGGCGATGTGGATTGGCCAGGGAATTGGCCCGCGCTGGAGACCGAGAGAAAAGCACGCTGCTGTTGGAAATCCTGCGAAAGAATGATCCCCACGGTCACGTGCACGCTGCCGAAAGTCTGTATAAAGTCGGCTGGCCGGGCGATGGCACTGAATTGCAACAGGCGTTTGCCAACAGCAGTGACATTCGAGTGCGCATCATGGCCGCGGCCGCTCTGGCAAAATACGATCATGGGCCTGTTCGCAACGAGTCGTTCGGGTTTCTGCGGCAAACACTTCGCGATGAAAAGGACCCTGCCCTCTTTCGACTCACCGCGTGGATTCTGGGCCGGATTGGCGAACCGAAAGACTGCGTTCTGATCCGCTCCCGACTCGAAGATGCGAAAAACGACGCTTTGACCCATGCATTCCTGGAGCACGCGCTGGCTGCACAGGGGGATCTGCAAGGTCAAAAAGTCCTGATGCGAAACCTACAGTCAACCGATTCCGCGATTCGAACCTATGCAGCCGTCTTCGCGGGCGAGTCGGGGATGACAGGCGCCGCCCCATTTCTGATCCGCCAGCTTGACGACAAAAACCTCGATGCGAGGATTCGTGCAGCGGGTGCCCTCCTTGTCCTTGACCGTCAACTAAAGTCCAGTTCGGAAATACGATGA